In the Sphingobacterium sp. PCS056 genome, TTGCGGACATGGTTGATGGTATTGATCCGATTGTCAAATGAACGGGTCGAAATAATCTCGTCATAATAGTGTTCTGAGGTGTCCAAATTGTGATTATAAGCATATAAACCCGCTTCTTGTAGACGTATTGCTTGCTGTTCGGTCAACATCCCTAATGTACAGCACACTTCTAGCCCCAGTGCATTGACTCCCTTTACCATATCAATAATTCTGTCAAAATCACGGTTGTCACGCACTTCTCTCCAGGCAGCGGCCATGCAAAATCGAGTGGAGCCATTCTTTTTTGCCTTTTTAGCATGATCGATTACGGTTTCTGTCGGTAAGAGCGCCTGTACATGGATGTCAGTATGGTAGCGCGCCGCTTGACCACAATAGGAGCAGTCTTCAGGGCAGCCTCCGGTCTTGACAGACAGTAAGGTGCACACTTGTACTTCTGCAGGATTGTGAAATTCTCGGTGCACCGTAGCGGCTTGGTATATAAGCTCCATGAGGGGCTGATCATAGATTTGCTGTATTTCTTCTTTGGTCCAGTTGTTTCTGATCTTTGTTTTCATATTGTATTCGTTTGTGTTAAAGAGTTAAACCATGGGCAAGATTGCTGATGGCTTGTGCCGTTATTGCGCTTAAATGCGGTATATGGATCACCCGAGTATCGGATGGTATGTGCTGGCTAATCACCTTTTTTGAATCGGGGTCGATGCCACCATTAAATAGGATATATTTCAAATGCAGGTTTCGTTGTTTTATGGCATTGATTGATAGCAAGGTATGATTGATGCAACCGAGATAGTCTTTGACTACT is a window encoding:
- the bioB gene encoding biotin synthase BioB; this encodes MKTKIRNNWTKEEIQQIYDQPLMELIYQAATVHREFHNPAEVQVCTLLSVKTGGCPEDCSYCGQAARYHTDIHVQALLPTETVIDHAKKAKKNGSTRFCMAAAWREVRDNRDFDRIIDMVKGVNALGLEVCCTLGMLTEQQAIRLQEAGLYAYNHNLDTSEHYYDEIISTRSFDNRINTINHVRKAGITVCSGGIIGLGESHKDRISMLLTLATMPKHPESVPVNALARVKGTPLENNPKVDIWDMVRMIATARIVMPKAMVRLSAGRVEMSETEQAWCFMAGANSIFTGEQETLLVTPNPGVSQDMKMFQTLGLQPLAKGIKEGSCTTI